ATTGCGCCACTGCAAGTGCTATCAGAAGCGATTGAACAAGCACAATACTATCATCGCCACCATGAGAAATGGGTGAACGAAAACTATGATCAATTCGATCCTCTCAATCGCTTAGCAGATACCTTACCACCCGAAAGTTTAGAAGTTAGAGCGTTAACACAAAAGGTAAATGCCTTTGTGAAAGATCCAAATAACGCAACGCTAAGCACAGATATTAAAGCAATGTTCCAACGTTGGGCTGATAATACCCAAGCGGTGATGCCAATTATTGCTAGCAACCACTTACTTACCCAAGTTGAACCTATTGTTCAGCAAGTTGATTTGTTATCACGCACGGGGATTGAGTTAGTCGATATTATTCAATCAGGTAAAAAGCTCGACCAAAAGCAAATCATCACAATTAAACAAATGATTGCTAAAGCAAAACCGATCCAAGATGAATTAATCGTGGCTATTGTCTACCCAGTAGAAACGCTACTGAGTCATGCTTACTAACAGCTATAACCATTAATAAAAAAGGAGCCAATTGGCTCCTTTTCTTTTACGTATCAAGCAATTAACTTTCGTGTTTATCCACTAAATCTTGCTCAACTTCTTCATTGAATCGCTTTGGCGGCGGTGTCCAACCACGCTCAGACTTAGTATGTTTGTCCGTACGTTCTTGTTTCATTGCCTCACCTAAAGTGGACTCTAGCTGCATGAATAGCTCAACATAAGAGGTATTAAAGCGATCTTCATCAGTACTTTCTGCCCATGTTTGATACAGCTTCTCTTTACTCTTCGCTTCTGTTTCCACAAAGGTTGCTTTTTGCTGCTCAGCTCTAAATGGGTGTACACCAAGGTTTTTCAGTGCTTCAGTACCTAATGCCAATGCAGAACGGTAAGTTTCACTGATCACATAATCAGCACCAGCACAGCGAAGTGAATAGTGATGACCACGATCATAAGCTCGGGCTAAAACACGTACATTCGGGTATGTCTGCTTCACATAATGCACCAGCTCTGTCGCGCGATCTTTATCGTCAATAGCAACAATGAATAATTTTGCTTCTTCAATTCCCGCGGTATGTAACAAGTCATGGCGCGTTGCATCACCAAAGAAACTCTTAATGTTAATTTGACGCATGTTATCAATTTGCGTTACCGAGTGGTCGAGCACCACGGTTTTTACACCGTTCGATGCCAATAAGCGGTTAACGATTTGACCAAAACGACCAATACCAGCAATGATCACTTTACCTTGTTCATCAATTTCATCGGCTTCTCGTTCATTCTTCGCTTCACTAAAGCGCGGCAAAATAACGCGATCAAACAAGATAAATAAGCCCGGAGTTAGGAACATCGACAACGCCACAACTAGCGATAACGTCTGGCTTATTGACTCAGGCAGTACATTGTTTTGTACGGTATAGCTTAATAATACAAAGCCAAATTCACCAGCTTGTGCCAGACTTAGTGCAAATAACCAGCGATCACTTCCCTTCACTTTGAAGATAAACGATAGCAATAACAGCACCAAAAACTTCACTAGCATCACACCAACAGTAATGCCAATAACAGTACCGAATTGATCAAACAGCACGCTAAAGTCGATACCCGCACCGACAGTGATAAAGAATAATCCTAATAACAAACCTTTAAATGGCTCGATATTTGATTCTAATTCATGTCTAAATTCACTGTTTGCCAGCACCACACCCGCAAGGAAAGTACCTAATGCTGGTGATAAACCGATCAAACTCATTAATGCCGCAATACCAATCACTAGCATCAATGCCGTTGCGGTGAAGATTTCACGTAAGCCTGATGAAGCAACAAAACGGAACAATGGACGACTTAAATAATGCCCACCAACAACCACACCAGCAATCGCAAGAATAACCACAATCGCATAAGCCCAGCCAGGAAGCCCTGCCACTAAACTAAGCTCTTCATGATGCTCTGCCGCTTTTGCCACTACCGCTTGTGATTTTTCCACCAGCTCAGGAACAGCTAATAGTGGGATCAACGCCAGCATTGGGATCACAGCAATATCTTGGAATAACAAAACAGAAAACGCACTTTTACCACCTTCTGTTTTGCTAAGCCCTTTCTCGCTGAAAGTTTGCAGTACAATCGCTGTAGAAGAGAGCGAAAAGATAAGGCCGATAGCAAGTGCATAAGACCATGCAATATCAAACAGGTGCGCAATCCCCATAACCGCAAGTGCGGTCACAATCACCTGCAAGCCACCTAAGCCTAATAAGCGATGTCGCATACCCCATAGAATTTTGGGTTCAAGCTCTAAACCCACCACAAACAGCATCATCACCACGCCAAATTCGGCAAAGTGCTGAATCGTTGTCGTTTCGCTACCAACTAAACCGATCACAGGGCCAATCACGACCCCTGCAATTAAATAACCCAATACCGAGCCTAAACCTAATCGCTTAGCTAACGGTACGGCAATAACAGCTGCCACCAAATAGATGAAAGCCTGTAGAAAATAACCTGTCATTATGCGCTCTCTATTTAATGATCAACTCTAAGCTATGATTCATCTTTGATAACTTACTTGCCACATCGTAGTTAAACTTATTATCTTGAATCGCAATTAGCACTTTTTTCCAGTTCTGAATATGTTGTTCGATACGACGTTCTTCATTAGCTGTACCTGCCCCAAACAAAGCAAACGGAGCAAGAAAATCCATGCCA
The genomic region above belongs to Photobacterium leiognathi and contains:
- a CDS encoding monovalent cation:proton antiporter-2 (CPA2) family protein → MTGYFLQAFIYLVAAVIAVPLAKRLGLGSVLGYLIAGVVIGPVIGLVGSETTTIQHFAEFGVVMMLFVVGLELEPKILWGMRHRLLGLGGLQVIVTALAVMGIAHLFDIAWSYALAIGLIFSLSSTAIVLQTFSEKGLSKTEGGKSAFSVLLFQDIAVIPMLALIPLLAVPELVEKSQAVVAKAAEHHEELSLVAGLPGWAYAIVVILAIAGVVVGGHYLSRPLFRFVASSGLREIFTATALMLVIGIAALMSLIGLSPALGTFLAGVVLANSEFRHELESNIEPFKGLLLGLFFITVGAGIDFSVLFDQFGTVIGITVGVMLVKFLVLLLLSFIFKVKGSDRWLFALSLAQAGEFGFVLLSYTVQNNVLPESISQTLSLVVALSMFLTPGLFILFDRVILPRFSEAKNEREADEIDEQGKVIIAGIGRFGQIVNRLLASNGVKTVVLDHSVTQIDNMRQINIKSFFGDATRHDLLHTAGIEEAKLFIVAIDDKDRATELVHYVKQTYPNVRVLARAYDRGHHYSLRCAGADYVISETYRSALALGTEALKNLGVHPFRAEQQKATFVETEAKSKEKLYQTWAESTDEDRFNTSYVELFMQLESTLGEAMKQERTDKHTKSERGWTPPPKRFNEEVEQDLVDKHES